The genomic region GGGCGAAATGTTCCTGGATCTCCAGAAATTCGGAGTCATCCACGATGGCTTTGATGATATCGCGCACATCATAAGGTTGTCGCGGATTGGTCGGGAAAATATCGTCGATCTTGTAGAGGCGGGTCTTGGGCGGACGCTTCGGGAAGGGTTCCGCTTTCTTTTCGTTGTTCCAGGGAATATAACTGACCAGTTGTTTGATCTGGTTAAAACATTCCTGCTCACTTTCAGCATAAAAATGGGCATTTCCCGTGATCTCGGCATGAACCCTCGCTCCGCCAAGGTCTTCCATCGAGATTTCTTCTCCGATGGTTGCCTTGATGACTTCCGGACCCGTGATGAACATTTTGGAGATCTTGTCGACGACAAAGACAAAATCCGTCAGGGCAGGTGAGTAGACGGCTCCTCCCGCACAGGGACCCAGGATCACGGATATTTGTGGTATTACGCCCGATGCCAGCGTATTCCGGTAAAAGATCTCACCATAACCTGCCAGTGAATTCACCCCTTCCTGGATCCTGGCACCTCCCGAGTCATTGATCCCGACCAGGGGAACCTTTAGCTTTATGGCCTGGTCCATGATCTTGGTGATCTTTTTGGCATGCATCCAGCCCAGCGATCCTCCGGCTACCGTGAAATCCTGCGCATAAATGCAAACAGGATAGCCGCTCAGGGTCCCCGTGCCGGTAATGACTCCGTCGCCGGGCAGATATTTCTTATCCATATCGAAATCCCTGCCTGCGTGCTCAGCAAAAAGATCGTATTCGTAAAATGATTTGGGATCAAGCAGTGTGATGATCCTTTCCCTGGCCGTCAACTTCCCGGTTGCCTTCTGCTTCTCGATCGCTTTGGATCCCCCTCCCTTCAAGGCAAACCGCATCCTCTTCTTCAGGTCAGATGTTTTTCTTCGCAATGAAGACATAATCTGTATTTAAAAGTGAACGCCTTTTGTGTCAGGTTGGCAAAGATAGCTAATAAATCACATAGGACAAGCAAAAAAAAACGTCCCCTGAGGAAGCGAAGCCGGAATGGATTGATAATGTAGAAGGTAAATGGATAATTTTACTGTTCGGGGTAGCTCGTTACCGGAATTTTACAACGGTCACACCATGCCCGCCGTATTCAAGCTTTTCATCCTCAAAGTGCTTTACCTCCGGAACCTCCTTCAGATAGTCCCTGATGACCTGTAAGAGAATGCCATCCCCTTTACCGTGGATGATCCTGACCTCGGCAATGTTCAGCAGCAGGGCTTCATCAATGTATTTTCTGACATCACCCAGGGCCTCCTCAGCCCTTTTTCCCCTCAAATCGATCGTCAGCCGGAATGCGGCCATCCTTGAATGAATTTCACCGGTGATCGAACCCGGTGACCTGACCGGCCGCAGACTGATCAACTCCTCCAGTTTCCCGGCCATCGTT from Bacteroidales bacterium harbors:
- a CDS encoding acyl-CoA carboxylase subunit beta, yielding MSSLRRKTSDLKKRMRFALKGGGSKAIEKQKATGKLTARERIITLLDPKSFYEYDLFAEHAGRDFDMDKKYLPGDGVITGTGTLSGYPVCIYAQDFTVAGGSLGWMHAKKITKIMDQAIKLKVPLVGINDSGGARIQEGVNSLAGYGEIFYRNTLASGVIPQISVILGPCAGGAVYSPALTDFVFVVDKISKMFITGPEVIKATIGEEISMEDLGGARVHAEITGNAHFYAESEQECFNQIKQLVSYIPWNNEKKAEPFPKRPPKTRLYKIDDIFPTNPRQPYDVRDIIKAIVDDSEFLEIQEHFARNIVIGFSRLGGETVGIVANQPLVLAGVLDVDSSDKAARFIRFCDAFNIPLVTLVDLPGYLPGVDQEHAGVIRHGAKVLYAYSEATVPKMTVILRKAYGGGYIAMCSHHLRSDFVLAWPTAEIAVMGPEGAANIIFKNEIKNAENPEEMRRQKIKEYKEKFANPYVAAAYGYIDAVIDPNDTRKLLMQSLDVSANKAVERPIKKHGIPPF